The following DNA comes from Streptomyces sp. Ag109_O5-10.
GTCCCCTGTGGTGCCGAATCATCCAGGCAGACCCGAGGGTACCCCCGGGCCAGGGCTCCTGGCAGCCCTCGTACGCTTCTCCGGTCACCCACAGCGGAGGAGACGACGGAACCGATGATCGCCAGCTTTGTGGGGCTCGTGGTGATCCCCATGGTCATAGCCGGGCTCGCCCGGTGGGCGGCGGCAAGGAGGCGGCGCGGACTTGCAGCGGGCCGGGCCGTGCACTTCCGCTGCCGACTCGACGGCCACAAGGGCCGACTACTGGTCGACCCGCGCCTCGACAGGCCCGTCTTTCTGGACCGTTCCGGGAGCGTCACCGCCCTGCCACGCGGCGGCGAGGCCCTGGACGCGGCAGTCTCCACCAACGGCCGGCCCCCCTTCGAGAAGGTCAACCTGCGCTACCGGACGCCCGAAGGCCAGGTGCTGCGGCTGCGCTTGGCCACGCAGGATGCGCGGACCCTCGGCGCCTGGCTGGGCGAACAGACCCGCCCGGTTTCCGCGCCCGCCCGACGGCTGCTTCTGCCGGCCGCACCGCCATGGGCGGTACTCGCCCTCGCGGCGTCCCTGTTCGTGGGCCTGGCCACCGCGGACGTCGCGCTGCTCGGGAAGCACATCGCCGCCGAGGTCATCCGTGTGGACCGGGACGACGACAGCTGCACCGTCGGCTGGGACGGCGGCGCACAGCGGGCAGCGGTGGACTGTGACACGACAGACGTCCGCTCCGGCGACCACATCCGGATCACCGCCCTGCCCTGGCCTTTCCTGGGTGAGGCCGTGAACACACGAACCGCCCTGAGTGTGGTCGCCGTACTCGGAGGCGGCCTCGGCCTGCTCGGCCTGGGAGGTGCGTTGATATTCAACCCGCTGGCCTGCGCCAGACGTGTCCGGCTGGCGCGCCGGGCCCAGCCGGCGAGCCCCCCGCGGGCGGCCGGGGGCGACGAGGCGGGAGAGGACAGGTGGGCAGCCCTCGATGACGACCTGAGCTACGCGAGCCTCGCCGCCGCGGCCCGGCACGGCGATCGCCATCGCCCGGGCCCCCGGGTGACCCGGCCGCGCCGCGGCTTCGGCCGCACGTCCATATCGCCGCGCATCTGGGTGCTGACCACCGTCCTCGGCACCAACGCCTGGTACTCGCTTGGGTTCTCCTGCGCCGCCATCCTCGAGGACCACTTGCACCTGGGGCACTGGCGCTTCCTCGTGTTCGGCACGGTCGGCATCGCGTCCCTCGCCCGGATCGGCTGGGTCGCGACCGACCGCTCCACCCTGTGCGGTCCGGTACTGCGTGCCGCGCGTTCGGACAGCGGAAAGGGCACATGGCAGCCCATGCGCTACGTCCGTCTGTGCCGGGATCCCGGCGAGATGACGCTGGTCCTGTTCCGGCCGGAGGGCGGCGAGGTGACAGCGCCGCTGTTCCTGCAGCCGATCTCCCGATCCCGTGGCAGTGAGCGCCGCACCGTCGGCGGTCCCGCTCCGGTCGGCGAGGCCCTGGTGCTCAACACCGGCGTGGGGCCGCTGATCTGCGAGATCGACGGTGTCCGCTACCTCCCCAGAGGCCGTGCCACCGAAGCCGCGACCGACCCCGCACGAACCCGTGACGAACTACGCAGCTTCGCCGAGAGTCACCTCCGGCCGGCCGGACGGAGCTAGTTCGGCCGGGTGACGTGACGTCATCCGGCCGTGCAGGCGGGAGAAAGCGGAGAGGCATCGGCGGTGCTTCTGTCTCCTCCGGGGAGGGACCCACCGATGCTGTCGGATCCGACCGGACCTGCTTCGCTGCTCGCCGTGTTGGAGTTGCTGCGGGGCTACTTCACTGCTCCCACCTTCACCGCCTTCTCCCCGCTGGTCACTGGGCTGATCGCGCAGACCGGGCGGTGCACGGTGACCGGGATGCTCGGCGGCGCGGAGTTGACGCGCGTCTGGTCTCATGACCGCGCCCATGTGTTCTTCTCCCGCACCCGGTGGAGCCCGGACCTGCTGGGCGCGTGCCTGTCTCACTTGATCGTGCGCCGCCTGCTGCCCGAGAGCACGGTGCTGACCGTCGCGGCGGACGACACCCTTTTCGAGCGGCGCGGGAAGAAGGTGTTCGGGGCAGCCCGGCAGCACGACGGCGCCGCCAAGGGTCCCAAGCCGGTCGGGCGCGGGACCCTCTTCGTCGTGATCGGCATCGTGGTTCAACTCCCCTGCCGCGCAAGGCCGGTGTGTCTGCCGTCCGCGTGATCCTCCTGCGCGACGAGGCAACCGACAGCGGCTACGACCTCGCGCTGGTCACCAACGACCTGACCACCCCGGCCCCGGCCCCGGCGCTGATTACCCGGTACGCGTGGCGCTGGTCCATCGAGGTCACCTTCGCACTGGTTGACTTCCGCTTCCGGCGCGGCGGCCAGCATACGGCGGGCGCCCTCGCGGACGATCTCGTCGATCAGGGAGCCGGACTGGGTGGAGCCGTCGTCGGTGACTCCGCTTGGCACGGGCGTGCCTTCCCGACCCGCGGTGCGAACGGGGGCCTGCTCGGTGACCATCACGGGATCATTCGGGAAGGCACGCTCTCCGCGTCTCTCCCCGCACCGATCCACAAGTCCTGAGCATTGCTCTTGCGACGTTGCGTATCCGTCCCAGAACCCGGCGTGGGACGGTCCCGATGCACGCATCGCCGACACTGTCTGAGCGTCCTGCCCTGACCCTGGCGTGCCGTTTGGGCACGGCCGTGACGGCATGGTGATCTCGCAGGGATGAGGGCCTTCTGGATTCGGCGGGGATGGCGACATAGACCGCAGCCACCGATGGCCTTATGTGTCGCGCAATGCCTCGCCGGCACCGGCCGGCTGCGTCTGGTGATGCGTGGTAGATCACGGATGCCCGTAGCGGCGGCCGGCTGTTCAGCCGAACCACAGGTCAGGTCAGGTCAGGCACCGTCGGTGATGTCAGTCAGACCTGCCGTATCACGCTGGGCCTCGACCTGGGCCAGCCGCTCGGACAGGGCCGCTTGGAGAAAACGGTAGGAGTCACTTCCCAGGACCAGCCGCAGCGGGGCAGGCGTCTGCTCCACGCTGTCGATGATGCGAGTGGCCATCGCTGCCGGGTCACCGAGAGAAGGCCGACTCCGGTCCTGGGCTGCGCGGGTCATGGCGGCAGGTGTGTCGTTGTACTCCGACAGCGGGGTCGCCATCTGCAGGCTGCTGTAGCGGAACTCGGTGCGCGCGCCTCCGGGCTCGACGATGGTGACGCCGATACCGAACGGAGCGACGTCCTTCGCCGTGGATTCCATGAATCCCTCGATGCCCCACTTACTGGCGTGGTACATGCAGGCGCCGGGGTTGGTGGCCTGGCCGCCGTAGGTGGAGATCTGGATGATCCGTCCTCCGCCTTGCTTCCGCAGGTGCGGCAGTGCAGTCCGGGTGACCTGGATCGAACCGGTCAGATTGGTGTTGAGGATGCCGAGGATCTGCTCGTCGGTGACCTCCTCGGCCGCGCCGAACAGGCCGTAGCCCGCGTTGTTGACCACCACGTCGATCCGCCCCAGTTCGGTGAACGCGCGGTCGACGACCTCCTTGACGGCGGGGGTGTCGGTGACGTCGAGGGATGCCACCCAGAACGTATCGCCGTACTTGGCCACGAGGTCGTCCACAGAACCAGGCCGACGGATCGTGCCGGCCACCTTGTGGCCCTTCTCGAGCAGCTGCTCGGTCATGTGCCGACCGAAGCCGCTGTTGACGCCGGTGATGAACCAGGTGCGCCGTGTCATGGCGTACTCCTTGCTGGGGAAGAGGAATGCGCGCCCCGGTGGTCCCGAGGCCTCGTTCTCGATCCTGCGCCCACGTCGTGTGGCCTTGCAGTGCCCCCGTGTTCCAGGTAGTGACAGGGCCCCCGCAGCTGGAGAAGCGCCGCGTTACCGTCGGAGCATGGACACAGCAGACGGCCGCAATGCCCTTGGCGAGTTCCTACGGGCCCGTCGCGAACTCGTCCGGCCGGAGGAGGTCGGGCTTCCGGTCACCGGGACCCGGCGGGTGCCAGGGCTGCGCCGGGAAGAGGTCGCGATGCTCGCCGGTATCAGCGCCGACTACTATCTGCGTCTGGAGCGCGGCCGGGATCGCAACCCGTCGGTTCAGGTGCTTGACGCCCTCGCCGAGGTGCTGCAGCTCGACGCGGACAGCGCCGCTCACATGGTCGAGCTCGCCCGGCCCAAGTCCCGCCGCAGGCAGTCCCTGCCTCGCACCGAGCGTGTGCCTGACGGTATCGGGATGCTGCTGGACACGTTCGCCGTGCCCGCTTTTGTGCAGAACCGGTGCATGGATGTGCTGGCCGCCAACCGTCTGGCCGTCGCCCTGTCGCCGCACATGGCACCGGGCGTGAACCGTCTGCGGGCCCTGTTCACCGACCCCTTGGCGCAGCAGCTGCACATGGACTGGGAACAGGGCACAGCGGGTGTGGTCGCGCAGCTGCGCGCCGCCGTCGGCGCCGAGACGGAAGACCCGCGCCTGACTCAGCTTGTTGGCGAGCTGAGCCTGAAAAGCGAGCGTTTTCGTCGCCTGTGGGCCCGCCACGACGTCCGCCGTTGGGAGGGAGCCACCACCCGCCTGCGCCATCCACAGGTGGGCGAGCTGCATCTGCGCCGGGAGAAGCTGGTTGTCGCCGGCTCCGACGGGCTGCTCCTCGTCGTCCACTACGCGGAGCCCGGCACGCCCTCCGCTACTGCACTCGCTCTGCTCGGGTCGCTGTGTGCCACTGAGCAGGAGGCCACAGGGGCACCCCACCCGGACAACGGTCCGCGCCGCTGATTACTGGCCCGGCAAGGGCCGGACGCTGCGCTGCAACCGGAGCCCAGAAGTAGGTGCCGTGGAAGAAGGCCCGGATGCAACGAACTCTGACGCGGTCTGCGTAGCCACACGAGCGTGTCAGCTCGCGTGAATGGCAGCCGCGCCCTCGTTTGGCTTCAAGAACTTGGCTCGGATGTCGACATCGATCTGTGCGTGGATCAGCGCGTTGGTGACCGCCTCGGACAGCATGAGCTGCAGGTCGTCCAAGAGGACTTCCGATCTCCAGCGTTTGAGCACCTCGCGCGAGTAGTGACGCGCGGAAGCCACAGCCTGGAGGTCGTAACGCTGGACGAACAACCAGGCGAGTCCTGCTGTTCCCTGGCTGGATGCCGTCGTATCCCATCAGCAAGAGTGCCAGGTCGTCGGCGAGCGTCCTGGGACGCTCGACGATCGCCAATCAGGCCATCGGCGAGCATGTCCGTGTTCTCGCGCGGCCGGCGGCCACAGTCCGCCGGCCGGCCAAGCTCGGCGTCGAGGTCGAGTGCGCGGGTTTCCGGGAGGCCGTCCGTGAACAGGGCGATGATGCTGCCGGACGTCAAGACGATCTCGCGTTGCTCATCATGGTGGCCGTTCCCGAGTCCCAGCGGGGGGGGCCGACCGGCACGTCGAGGGCGGGGAGTTTGCCCGGAACGGGGCTGATTTTCGAGTGCCGTCCCACCAGCGCCGAAACGATGATCCACTGGTGAACCGCCCGAGAGCCCGCCGTGCTTCGGCCCACAACCGCTCGAACTCCACCGCGGAGATCTGGGGCCCCTTGCGGCTGGTCCTGCCAGCCCCCCATAGGACCTTCGGCGAGAACACCGTACTGCCGTTCATAGCGGAACGTCGCCGCGGGATCTGCATGATCACGCAAGTGCAGCACCGCCTGGACAAGGGTTCCCGCTTCGGCCCGCCCGCCTGACTCAGGCGGGCAGCCGGGGCACGCTGTCGATCAGTCGCCGGGTGTACGGGTGCTCCGGTGCGCCGAGCACCCGGTCGGTGGCGCCCTGTTCGACCAGCCGGCCGCGTTCCAGCACCGCGGTGCGCTCGCACAGGGAGGCGACCACCGAGAGGTCGTGGCTGACCATGACCAGGGTCAGGTCGCGCTCCTGCTTCAGCTCGGCGAGCAGGTCGACGACCTTCACGCGGGTCGTGAGGTCGAGCGCGCTCACCGGCTCGTCGGCGAGCAGCACGCGCGGATCGCAGACGATGGCGCGGGCGATGGCGACGCGCTGCCGCTGGCCGCCGGAGAACTCGTGCGGGTAGCGGTCGGCCGCGTCGGCGGGCAGCCCTACCCGCTCCAGGGCGGCGGCCACCTTCGGCGCCGCTGTCGTGCGGCTGTCCAGGCCCAGGGAACGCAGCGGTTCGGCGACGATGGCGGCCACACGGCGGCGCGGGTCCAGGGAGGAGTACGGGTCCTGGAAGACGCACTGGACGCCCCGCCGGAACCGGCGCAGCTGCCGCCGGTCGCGCGGGGCGAGGGGCTCGCCGTCGAAGCGGACCGTGCCGCGGGTGGGACGGGCGAGGCCGAGCAGGAGACGCAGCAGGGTGGTCTTGCCGGCGCCGGACTCGCCGACCAGCGCCAGCGACTGTCCCGGTTCGACGGCGAGGGACACGCCCTGGACGACGTCGGCTGCGGCGCCCCGGTAGCGGACGGCCACGTCGTCGAGTTCGAGTACGGGGGTCATCGGGCGCTCCTCAGGTCCAGGGCGGCCTCCAGCTTGCGGGCACCGGCGACGAGCGTCCGGGTGTACTCGGCGGTCGGCGTGCCGATCACGTCGAGGACCGGCCCCTCCTCGACGGCCCGGCCGTCCTTGAGGACGAGGGCCCGGTCGGCGATCTTCGCGACGACGGCGAGGTCGTGGCTGACGAACAGCACGGCCATCCCGCGCTCGCGCACCAGGGTGTCGAGCAGGTCGAGCACCTCGGCCTGCACGGACACGTCGAGGGCGGTGGTGGGTTCGTCGGCGATGAGCAGGTCGGGCTCGCAGGCGAGGGCCATGGCGAGGGCGACGCGCTGGCGCTGGCCCCCGGAGATCTCGTGCGGGAAGGCACGGGCGATCCGCCCGGGTTCGGGCAGCCGGACCCGGTCCAGGGCCTCCCCCACGGCGGCCCGCAGCTGCCTGCCCTTGAGGCCGGTACGGCGGGCGAGCGGTTCGGCGATCTGCCGGCCCACCCGCATCAGCGGGTCGAGGGCGGTCAGCGGTTCCTGGAAGACCACGGCCGCCCGGCGTCCGCGGACCGCCGTGAGCTGCTTCTCGGTGGCGCCGACGACCTGCGTGCCGGCCAGCGTCACGCTCCCCTCGGCGCGCATCCCGTCGGGCAGCAGGCCGAGCAGGGCGAGGGTGGTCAGGGACTTGCCGGAGCCGGACTCGCCGATCAGGCCGAGCCGTTCCCCCGCGTCGATCCGGAAGGAGATGCCGTCGACCAGGGCGCGACCGTCGGCGGTGCGCACGGTCAGGCCGTCCACGTCGAGGAGGGTCATGGCCGCCTCCGTCGGGTCGCCGGGTCGAGGGTGTCCCGCAGCCCGTCGGCGATCAGGTTGACGCCGACGACCAGCAGGACCAGCAGGATGCCGGGGGCCAGCGCGCCGGCCGGGGCGGTGGTGAAGGTGGCCTGGGCCTCCTGGAGCATGCGTCCCCAGGAGGCGTTGGGCGGCGGCGCGCCGAGACCGAGGTAGGACAGGCCGGCCTCGGCCAGCACGGCGAGGCCGAACTGGAGGGCGAGGTTGACCACGAGGGTCGGCCAGATGTTGGGCAGCACGTGCCCGACGACGGTGCGGGGCCAGGAGGTGCCCGAGGTGCGGGCGGCGGTGACGTAGTCCTGGGCGAGGACCCGCTTGACCAGGATCCGCACCAGCCGGGCGACGACGGCGCTCTGGGCCAGGCCGATGGCCAGGACGGCGGAGCCGAGGGTGGCTGAGCGGGCGGCGACGACGAGCATCGCCAGCAGCAGCGTCGGGAAGGCGATCAGGATGTCGAGGAAGGCGGCGAGGGTGTCGTCGAGCCATCCTTGCGCGAACGCGGCGAGCACCCCGAGCGTGACACCGATCAGCGCGGCGATCAGCACCGAGCCGAGGCCGGCCTCGACGGCGATTCGCGAGCCCGTCATGAGCTGGGTGAACAGGTCCCGGCCCAGTTTGTCGGTGCCGAGCAGGTGACCGCCGCCGGGACCGGCGAGCCGGCCGCCTGAGGTGTCGTCGGTGGCGTACGGGAGCCAGACCAGCGAGACGAGCGCGAGCAGCGCGATCAGTCCGGTGAGGGTGCAGCCCGCGAGCAGCGTCGCGGAGCGGCGGCGGCCGCGGACGGGTGTGGCGGCCGGCGTCTTGTCCAGGACGTCGGTCGTGGTCATCGGGCGGCTCCCGACAGCCGGCCGCGCAGCCGCGGGTCGATGATCCGCTGCACGAGGTCGGCGACGAACCCGATCAGCAGGACGGCGAGGGTGGAGACGAACAGCACGCCCTGGATCACCGGGTAGTCGTGCTGGGCGATGCCGGTGGCGAGCAGCGAGCCGAGGCCGGGCAGGGCGTACACGGACTCCACGACGACGGCGCCGAGCAGGGTGGAGGCGAGTTCGATGCCGAGTACGGAGATCACCGGTACGGAGGCGTTGCGCAGGCCGTGTCGCCACATGGCGGCGGGGAAGGACGCGCCGAGGGCGCGGGCGGTGCGCAGGTGGTCGCTGCCGAGGACGTCGAGGGTGGCCGAGCGGACGTAGCGGATCAGGGAGGCGCTCATCACCAGGGCGATGGTCACGACGGGCAGGACCAGGGAGCGGACGGCGTCGGCGGGCGCGGACCAGCCGTCCTGCGGGAAGCCGCCGGCGGGCAGCCAGCCCGCGTTCAGTGCGAACACCGCGATGAGGATCATGCCGAGCCAGAAGACCGGTACTGCCATGCCCAGTTGGGAGACCCCGCTGAGCAGGGCGCCGTACCAGGTGTGCCGCTTGTGGGCGGCGACGAAGCCGACGGGTACGGCGACGAGGACGGCCAGCACGAACGCGGCCAGCGTCAGCGGGACGGTGACGTTCAGGCGGGCGGAAACCTCGGGGCCGACCGGCAGCGAGCTGACGAAGGAGGTGCCGAGGTCGCCGCCGGCCAGCTGCCCGAGCCAGTGGGTGAACTGCTCGGGCAGCGGCCGGTCGGAGCCGATCGAGTGGCGGGCCGCGGCGATCTGCTCCGGGCTGGCGCCCACCGAGGTGAGCGCGTTGGCCGGGTCGCCGGGCAGCAGGCGCAGCAGGACGAAGAGCACCACGCTGGCCATCACCAGCGACACCACCAGGAAGGCGAGGCGTCTGAGGAGGTAGCGCCCCATCAGTCCTTCTTCTTGATGTCGAAGGCGTAGAACTGGGAGTTCAGGCCGTTGAGCGGGTAGCCGGAGACCTTGGAGCTCGCGACCACGATCTGCGGGTAGAGGTAGAGCCAGTCGCTGGCCGCGTCCTCGGCGGTCTGACGGTTGACCTTCTTCAGCAGGTCGGTCTGCTGCGCGGTGGTGGTGGCTTCCTCGGCCTGCGCGACCCACTTCGTGACCTGCTTGTTGTCGTAGCCCCAGTAGAAGTCGGGGTTGCCGTACCAGACCAGGTCGCGGTCGTTGACGTGCTCCTGGAGCGTCGCCGTGAAGTCGTGGTTCTTGTAGACCTTGGTGTACCACTCGTCGGGCGTGATCGTGTTGATCTTGACGTCGATGCCGACCTTGGCGAGCTGTGCCTTGATGAAGGTCGCGGCCGTGGGGTGCGGGTCGTAGTTGGGGGTGTCCAGGGTGAAGGAGAAGCCCTTGGCGTAACCGGCTTCTGCGAGCAACTGCTTGGCCTTGGTGACGTCGTAGGCGTTGACCTTGGTGAGGTCCTCGTACCAGGGGTCGGTGGGCGGCACCATCGAGCCGATGAGCTTGCCGTAGCCGCCCCAGACCGACTCGAGGAGCTTCTTGTCGTCGATGGCCGCGGAGACGGCCTGCCGCACCTTGACGTCCGTGAAGGGCTTGGCCTTGTCGTTGAAGGCGAGCAGCAGCTTGGTGGTGGAGTTGCCGTCGTTGACCTTGTAGTTCTGGTTGCTCTTGAACTGGTCCAGGGCGTCCGGGGACTGTTCGCTGGTGACCACGTCGACGGCGTTGGTCAGCAGGGCGTTGTTGAGGGCGGTGGCGTCCTTGAAGTAGTGGAAGACGACCTGCTTGTTGGCGGCCTGGTCACCCCAGTAGCCGGGGAACCGGTTCAGGCTCAGGGCCGAGCCGCGCGTCCACTTGCCGAGGCTGTAGGGGCCGGTACCGTCCTCGCTGGTCTTCAGGTTCTTCGCCTGGGAGTTGATGATCCAGACGTAGGAGAGGTTGTAGACGAAGGAGATCGACCGCTGGGACAGCGTGACCTTGACGGTGTGCGCGTCGGGGGTGGCGATGTCCTTGACGACTTCGAGGTTGCTCTTGCGGGCGGACTGCGAGTCGTCGGCGAGGACCTTCTCCAGGCTGTACTTGACGTCGGCGCTGGTGAGTTCCTTGCCGCTGTGGAACTTCACGCCGTCGCGCAGGGTGAAGGTGTAGGTGAGGCCGTCGGCGCTGGCCTTGTAGTCCTTCGCGAGGAGCTTGTCGACCTTGCCGTCGTCGGTGAGACGGAAGAGTCCTTCGTAGACGTTGCCGTTGAGGGCCTCGGTGACGCCCTGGCCGCCGCCCGCGGTGTTGTCGAGGTTCTGCGGCTCGTACAGGGAGCCGATGTTGACGGTGGCGTTCTTGTCCCAGGTGCCGCCGGAGGCGCTGGTCGCCGAGCCGCCGCAGGCGGTGAGGACGAGCGCGAGGGTGGCGGTGGTCGCGGCGGCGTACAGGGCGGGCTTGTTCAGTCTCATGGCGTGCGTGCGCTTTCGTGCTGCGGTACGGGAAGGGAGCGTCGGGCGATCAGTGCTGTGCGGCGAAGCCGTCGCGGAAGACGGGGCGCTTCTCGCCGGCCTCGACGGGCAGGTGGAAGCGGTTCTGCCGCGGCGGCATCGGACAGTTGTACTGATCGGAGAAGCCGCAGGGCGGCACGAAGGCCCGGTTGAAGTCGAGGACCACCCGGCTCTCGTCGGCGGTGCGCTCGACGAACAGGAAGCGGCCGGCACCGTAGGTGGTGTCGCCGTTGGTCGGGTCGCCGAAGACGAGCAGCAGGGTGCCGTCGTCGTCGAAGGCGCTGAGGGTGTACTCGCGGCCGTCGACGGTGAGCGTGATGTCGCCGGGGACGACGAGGTCGCGGCTGCCGCCGTTGTCCCGGATGTGTTCGAAGGCGATCCGCCGAGCGCCCGGGACCGGGGTGTAGGCGGCTTCCAGGACCCAGGCGGGGTCGTACGGGAAGGTGTCGACGCCCTCGAAGTGGCGGATGGCGGGCGCCTCGGCGTCCCAGAAGCGCAGGCCGTGCTCGGGCTCGCCGGTGACGAGGTCGGTGCGGCTCAGCGTGGTGACCGTCACGGTGTCGGGCTGCCCGGCGCGGGCGGCGTCTGCGTCGACCTGCTCCCCCGCCGGGAGCCAGCGGGTCTCGACGAGGGCGAGGTTGCCGGTCGGCGAGGTGAGCGCACGACGGCGCCCGGCACACCAGGCGTCCCACTCCTGTCGCGGGTCGACGGGGGCCGGAGAGGCGGAGGAGTGGGACACGTCGGTACTCATTCGGCTAGCAGGGCTGGACCGCCACGGAAAGTCACAACGTGGCCAAAGCAAGTACTTTATCCGCCATAAGATCGCCTAATGTCAAAACCCATCTCGGCCATTGAGACAGCTGATGGACGAGGTCACAGCCGTTCGCGCCACGGCCACGGCGGTCCGGGTGGACGCAGATTGAGTTACGTGCTCGCACTCGGCGAGACATCGCCACTCTTGGCGATCACCCGGTTTCGAGGGTCCCGGCCCCACGCCCCCGTCCGCCGTCCGCCGTCCGCCGTCCACCGTCCACCGTCCACCGTCCGCCGTAGAACAGCCGGCGCGCATGAAGCGGACGTCACAGCCCGGAAACAGCCGATTCGCCAGGCGCCCGTCCTGCCGTGCAGGCGCCCGTCCTGCCGTGTTGGATTGCCGAGACGGTGCAGCGAAATCTGCTGCGGCCTCCGCCCCGCCGGATCGTTTCGTGCCGCGTGGCCTGGGTGTACCCGACCGCCGAGTACCAGACCCGGATCCGGGGCGGCCTGTTCGCCATCCCCGGCGCCGCCCACTCCTGGACCCGGGAGGCCGGAGCCATTCGTCGGTGCCCCTCCGCCAGGGCCTGGGCCGCGGCGAGCTGTCTCGCGCGACCGTGCGGCCGCCCAGATCCGGGGGACCATGGAAGCACTGCGAGGTGCAGGGGCACAGGCCACAGCCTGAAGCCGGCGTAGGGCGGCGTGTCGCGCCGGCAGGCGGAGGGAGTGCTTGGATGAGGACAGCCGATCCCTTCGGCGCCGAGGGTGACCAGCCGGGTTCCGGACCGAGACAGCCACGTGAGTTGCTGGATCTGCTCAGTGTTGCGGCAGTGCTGCTGGATGCCGAGGGGCGGATCGTGCTGTGGAGCCCGCAGGCCGAGGAGCTCTTCGGCTACACCTCGCCGGAGGCGCTGGGCCAGTACGCGGCGCGACTGCTGGTCGATGAGCAGCACGTGGAGCTGATGATCAGGCTGTTCAGCGAGGTCATGAGGACGGGACAGGGATGGTCCGGCGCCTTCCCTGTCCGGCACAAGGACGGCAGTACCCGGCTGGTGGAGTTCCGCAACATGCGGCTGCTGGGCGACCGGGGTGACTTCTACGCCCTGGGCATCGCCACCGACGAGGCGGCCCTGCGCCAGGTGGAACGGGACGTGGCTCTGTCCACGCGGCTGGTCTCGCAGTCCCCGATCGGGCTGGCCGTGTTGGACACCGACCTGCGGTACGTGGCCGTCAATCCGGCGTTGGCGCAGATCAACGGTGTGCCTGCCGAAGACCACATCGGGCGGCCGGTCCGCGAGGCCCTGCCCTTCCTGGAGGTCGATACGATCGAGGCCGCGCTACGGCATGTCCTCACGTCCGGAGAGCCCCTGATCGACCAGCACAGCGTGGGGCGCACTCCCGCCGACCCCGACAACGATCACGCCTGGTCAGCCTCCTATTACCGGCTCGATGGTCCCGGCGGGCGGGTACTGGGGGTGGCCATCGTGTTGGTGGATGTCACCGATCGGCACCGCGCCCGGCAGCGCTTGGCCCTGATCGCCGACGGCTCCGCCCGTATCGGCACCTCCTTGGACGTGGAACAGACCGCCCGCGAGCTGGCCGATGTCGCCGTCCCTGAGCTCGCCGACGTGGCAGCGGTGGACATCCTGGATTCCATCCTGAACGACCGCCACCCGACGGCACCCGGCGCCGGCCGGGCACTCTTCCGCGCCCTCGCCGTGAAAGCCGCGTACCCCACCGAGGCCGTCCGCGCCGCCGACCCTCCCGGCCACCTCGCCAGCTACGGCGCGGAGCGCCTGGCCACTCAGTGCGTGCGGACCGGCCGCCCGATTCTGATACCCCACGTCGGCGAGCGGGACCTGGCCCGTATCGCCCGTGACGCCGCCGCCGCCGCCATCCTGGCCCGCGCCGGCGTCCACAGCCATCTCATAACGCCCCTGATCGCCCGTGGCGAAGTGCTCGGCACCCTGGGCCTCACTCGCGCCCGCAACCCGCTGCCCTTCGACAACGACGACCTCCTCCTGGCCGGTGAACTGGCCGACCGAGCCGCGGTCTGTATCGACAATGCCCGTCTGTACCAAGACGCACGCAACACCGCGGTCACCCTCCAGCGCAGCCTGCTGCCGGACCTCCCATCGCAGCAAGCGGGCCTGGAGATCGCCTCCCGATATCGGCCCGCCGGAACGACCACCGAAGTCGGTGGCGACTGGTTCGATGTCATCCCCCTCGTGGACGACAAGACAGCGCTGGTCGTGGGCGATGTGATGGGCAGCGGCATCAGCGCTGCCACCACCATGGGGCGCCTGCGCACCGCCACCTCCACCCTGGCCGACCTCGGCCTCCCACCCACCGAAGTGCTGCACCACCTCGACAAGATCACCGCTGACCTGGAGCAGTACGCCACCTGCGCCTACGCCATCTACGACCCGCACCGCGCCCTGTGCCACATCGCCGTCGCCGGACACCTGCCGCCCGTGCTGATGCGCCCGGGCGAGGCCCCCGAACTGCTCGATCTGCCTACCGGCGCGCCCCTCGGGGTCGGCG
Coding sequences within:
- a CDS encoding ABC transporter permease, with translation MGRYLLRRLAFLVVSLVMASVVLFVLLRLLPGDPANALTSVGASPEQIAAARHSIGSDRPLPEQFTHWLGQLAGGDLGTSFVSSLPVGPEVSARLNVTVPLTLAAFVLAVLVAVPVGFVAAHKRHTWYGALLSGVSQLGMAVPVFWLGMILIAVFALNAGWLPAGGFPQDGWSAPADAVRSLVLPVVTIALVMSASLIRYVRSATLDVLGSDHLRTARALGASFPAAMWRHGLRNASVPVISVLGIELASTLLGAVVVESVYALPGLGSLLATGIAQHDYPVIQGVLFVSTLAVLLIGFVADLVQRIIDPRLRGRLSGAAR
- a CDS encoding ABC transporter substrate-binding protein, with amino-acid sequence MRLNKPALYAAATTATLALVLTACGGSATSASGGTWDKNATVNIGSLYEPQNLDNTAGGGQGVTEALNGNVYEGLFRLTDDGKVDKLLAKDYKASADGLTYTFTLRDGVKFHSGKELTSADVKYSLEKVLADDSQSARKSNLEVVKDIATPDAHTVKVTLSQRSISFVYNLSYVWIINSQAKNLKTSEDGTGPYSLGKWTRGSALSLNRFPGYWGDQAANKQVVFHYFKDATALNNALLTNAVDVVTSEQSPDALDQFKSNQNYKVNDGNSTTKLLLAFNDKAKPFTDVKVRQAVSAAIDDKKLLESVWGGYGKLIGSMVPPTDPWYEDLTKVNAYDVTKAKQLLAEAGYAKGFSFTLDTPNYDPHPTAATFIKAQLAKVGIDVKINTITPDEWYTKVYKNHDFTATLQEHVNDRDLVWYGNPDFYWGYDNKQVTKWVAQAEEATTTAQQTDLLKKVNRQTAEDAASDWLYLYPQIVVASSKVSGYPLNGLNSQFYAFDIKKKD
- a CDS encoding DUF1684 domain-containing protein, whose translation is MSTDVSHSSASPAPVDPRQEWDAWCAGRRRALTSPTGNLALVETRWLPAGEQVDADAARAGQPDTVTVTTLSRTDLVTGEPEHGLRFWDAEAPAIRHFEGVDTFPYDPAWVLEAAYTPVPGARRIAFEHIRDNGGSRDLVVPGDITLTVDGREYTLSAFDDDGTLLLVFGDPTNGDTTYGAGRFLFVERTADESRVVLDFNRAFVPPCGFSDQYNCPMPPRQNRFHLPVEAGEKRPVFRDGFAAQH
- a CDS encoding SpoIIE family protein phosphatase, which produces MRTADPFGAEGDQPGSGPRQPRELLDLLSVAAVLLDAEGRIVLWSPQAEELFGYTSPEALGQYAARLLVDEQHVELMIRLFSEVMRTGQGWSGAFPVRHKDGSTRLVEFRNMRLLGDRGDFYALGIATDEAALRQVERDVALSTRLVSQSPIGLAVLDTDLRYVAVNPALAQINGVPAEDHIGRPVREALPFLEVDTIEAALRHVLTSGEPLIDQHSVGRTPADPDNDHAWSASYYRLDGPGGRVLGVAIVLVDVTDRHRARQRLALIADGSARIGTSLDVEQTARELADVAVPELADVAAVDILDSILNDRHPTAPGAGRALFRALAVKAAYPTEAVRAADPPGHLASYGAERLATQCVRTGRPILIPHVGERDLARIARDAAAAAILARAGVHSHLITPLIARGEVLGTLGLTRARNPLPFDNDDLLLAGELADRAAVCIDNARLYQDARNTAVTLQRSLLPDLPSQQAGLEIASRYRPAGTTTEVGGDWFDVIPLVDDKTALVVGDVMGSGISAATTMGRLRTATSTLADLGLPPTEVLHHLDKITADLEQYATCAYAIYDPHRALCHIAVAGHLPPVLMRPGEAPELLDLPTGAPLGVGGVAFEVTTVGLAPGDQLVLYTDGLVETRHHAIDERLDLLLQLLHSPDRSSEETCDRLLDTLRDPDDHDDVAVLIARARH